The DNA sequence AGAAGAGCCCGCTGAGAAGAAGTTTAGATgctttcaaaaataaatacaacTGGTTCATTTTTCATACAGTACAATGTACCACCAAATAAAGTAACTTCAAAACATATTGTCTAACTTTTGAAAGTGGACATACCTAACATTGTTATTTTGCATCATGTACATCAAGTACAATGTGCACTTCCTCACTACTTTTCTGTCAATTACACCGAAAATCATATAAAATAGAAGAGATTCAGACCATATAATGTTGTATAATGCATTACCAGAGCAGTTAAGCAATGACTGAGTAAATAAAtttagaaatatatatatataacaaaactgTACCAGACATTTAAGCTAAGTGCCCAAACTTACAAAACTAATCTACAGCTGCATATGATACTCTGTACAGTCGAacatacaaaaaagaaaaaaagaaggaaaaaagaagaagagaatataCATGCATTCAGTCATAAGTAACTCAAAGGGTAAGCATCCTATTGTAGAATAAACCATTGAGAACATACAAAGAGTTATAAGTAAGAAAAGATATGACATACGTCATGTAAATAAGAGAAGTCTTCACAATCAATGAAGTTAATTTACAGAGATTTAGATCATCATGGAAATATTATTACAAgctttataatttttctttacaCCTGGCCGGCTGTAATGGTGTTGCATAAGAATAATATATCAACAACATCATCAAACGATAAACTGTAGTGACCAACTTTCCTGGTATTCTGGTTATCAAAGTGTGTGCTATGGAAGAGTGGAAAGGAAACCTTGAGAACAGAAAACATATATAAAAGGAATAGGTACTTGAAAACAGTGAATctcaaggaaaaacaaaaataagtcTAAAATTCAAGTGCTAAGAAAGATTAGCATACTAACTGTTGGCAAAACAAAACTATATTTCAGCCTTTCAGGGCATATCCAAACACAGAGAGTATAATGCCACTaacattttctttttgattCTCCACCATGATATAAAACAGAATAGCATTAGACACAGAAACAGAGTAAGggcataaaaaaaaatgcaataatGACAAGCTGATACAGACAAAGTGAATCACAGTAGTAAACCTTTAATTGAATCAAAGAAACGAAAAATATTAGTATTCAACCAGTGTTCGATGTCCATAATATGCACTGGGAATGAATGCCCAATACGATATTAAAAAAGGAATGATTCAACCCTTATGCACATCGTAATTACATTTAAAGCAACAATTATTTTTCAAAAGCTGCTCATTCATCAATTGAAAGATAACAATTGCAATGATTATAGGAAAAAATGTTTACTTGAGTAGTTCAATGGCAGCACAACACCTTACCTCAAATAGGAGAAAGTTATACAACTGTTTTCAACAGACAGAAAGAACTAAGCAAAGCTAGTGATTAGATTTCTCTAGGAGAGGCTTTATAAAATGTACCGAATCCAAGCTAGTAAGCAGAGATATTAAAATCAACGCAGAAATCGGTAATAACATAATAGAGGGCATTGCCTGTGAACTATCCCAGATGTATGTATTATGGTACAGAAATTGTGATCTAGGCAAGCATTTCCATAGGTAATAAAGGAAATTTCCTCTGGAACTATCTGAGGCACAGTTACTATGGCAGCTAGCCAATGGTAAGGAAAATATGTTTCCACAATTTGTTCTCCCATACAACAGTATTACAAATTCAATTGAAATAGTAAAGTAACTTAACAATTACAAATATACATATACAATGAAAAGACAACAGAGTTTTAGTACCTGTGGCACTTCATAAGGTTCATCATCAATTTCCTTTCTTCAACTACCAAGAATCACAGAATGATGATACAACCAGGTATCCAGCATTCCGACCACATATTTCAGAAAATAAGTGCAGAAAATGTTGACTCAGAATCTAAACTTTACCAATTACCAAGAATCACAGAATGATGATACAATCACGTATCTAACATTCCGACCACAAATTTCAGAAAAAATGCGCAGAAAATGTTAAGTCAGAATCCAAACTGTACCAACTGTCATATCCAGGTTTTTCATGCTGTGATCATGAACAAGGCGGGAAGATATGAGTTTTAGTAAACATGGTAGCAGGCAACCTGCTGGAAAAATAGCTTTAATCTGGGTGCTAGAAGCAGCCCTCTCAAAAGTCAGCTAGCTCGAAGCACTAGCTGGCATAGGCAGACTCAAAATAATAGTCACAAACCATTCAAAACATAGCACAAAAGACGTAACTGCACACTGTTTCTTCATTCTAAAGATATTGAGAAGTACACCCTATTTTATACAAGAAGTAGAAGCAAGAATATTCAGGACAATGAGAAGCCCACTTTGTATATACAAAAGTGGATAGGTATTTCTCCAACTGGACATTGTGAAACCTAGTTCATACGAAAAGTGGATAAGGTATTACTCCACTCAGATTCAGAAAAGCAGACCTACGATTTGAAGACTCAAGAAAGTATACTAGTTTGTGCATTACTCCTGCTCAGAAAATTGCAGATCTTACACTTGATTCCTCCTGAAATAGAAACAGCAAGACATTTTAGATTCAGCTTTAATTAACAGAACATGGATTCAAAATGTGAATCTTGCAAATGCATGCTTGAAATATACCTGTTTCTCCTTGCAAACAAAAACTGGAGCCGGCGACGAAGGCTCAGACTCAATACCAGTAAGCTGTTTCTTCTCCACCTCGATACAATGCCTCAGTGTCGTCGGAACCTCCTTCTCAGGGACTGCTCGGATTATCAATTTCTTCTGAATCACCATCATTCTGCTCAAAATCTTGAGCTGCCACCATCTCCACGTGATCCTCCACCTCCTCAGGTAGCCTTCTCCGAATCATGTAACGGTGAGCATCGTCCTCCGAACTAGAATCATCCACTTCCTCAGGTAGCCTTCTCCGAATCATGTAATGGTGAGCATCGAAGGTTATGAGTATAAGAGAAGAGAGGCTGAGATCAAGATTCACGACTCCCATTCAGATTCTGATTCTTCTGGAAGAGAGGATGGTTATCAAGATTCTGATTGGGAAGAGGATTCTGATCGCTACATGCTTCGCAGGAGAGAACCTGAGCTGAAAGATCATGAGGATTCGGTTTCGGATTCAGATTCAGAGGACAATGCTGACCGATTTGTGGTCCGCAGAAGACTACCTAAGGTGGAAGATTCTAGTTCGGACATGATTCGGAGAAGCTACCTAAGGAAGTGGATGATTCTAGTTCGGAGGACGATGCTCACCGTTACATGATTCGGAGAAGGCTACCTGAGGAGGTGGAAGATTCTTGTTCGGAGGACGATGCTCACCGTTACATGATTCGGAGAAGGCTACCTGAGGAGGTGGAGGATCACGTGGAGATGGCGGCAGCTCAAGATTTTGAGCAGAATGATGGTGATTCAGAAGAAATTGACAATCCGAGCAGTCCCCTGAGAATGAGGTTCCGACGACACCGAGGCATTGTATCGAGGTGGAGAAGAAACAGCTTACTGGTATTGAGTCTGAGCCAGTCGATTCTCAATCTCGTTTTTCATCTCCGAAATCAAATCACTCTCCATTGCTTGAGTCTTGAGATTTAGGGTTTGTCCGTACGAATGAGGAATTTGGGGGCAAACTTTAGAAATGTGAGGTTATCGCACTAACAATCGACCAAATGCTCCCTCATCAATAACACagattatttttcaaatttaacaAAATGCGCTAGATGCCTAGATAAGATAAAAATATTAGCCCTAACTTACATTTCTAGATTGTAGATAAGCATCACTTATCAAACCCATCTTGAAAGGGTCATACAAAAGTGAAACTATCAAGGAAGATGGGTATGGGAAGAACATGCTTGCTTGAAAAATTGAACAACAGAGAAAAAGAGGGAACATCAAGTATATTgggtttatatataaatatctaTTGTCATGTAGGACAAAAGTACCCCTAAtacatattattattattattattattattattattaatatttttttttgagtaagaaAGAAATTGCATTAGGATAATAAGCAATTGcgatcctttcaaaaaaaaaaaaaaacaattgtgaTTGTTACTATACTAAAGTTTGAAGTACAATAAATAAAaggagaaatgatcatttatccgattttaggctaaaaattgcccacttgctccaccaactgtttttaaccccatttacccaaaacactctaagggattatttcccctttacccaattaattattttttattttttttgagacttttttgccctctccttctttttcacttagatggagaagtcatcctccaccttgccggcctccggtgaccagtggcagatcgccggcgaccggtgacaggaatccggaGAACGttaccgaaatccggcgaccggtcccTAATAATTTCCAGTAaccttattattgccccccagtaatcatattattgccccccagtaatcatattattgtctcccaaaaatcatattattgccgtccagtgaattgtatgaactctcaaaaccaaaatgaatacactacaggcacaattgatcaatttataatcatattattggctcccaataatcatattattgccccccaatacaaagtccaatgtctctactgcctcccattAGACCACAAAAAATGcacctttttgtaggattcacagataatttgactttaatacacagaaaacaacatgtaacttatcaaaacaccacactatagtgatccctgtccctcgtattaaagtctactgggggccaataatgtgtctactgccccccaataaacagcCCAGAAATATCTTCATGAAATCAGCCCAACACCAGCCATCTGGGTAACCCAGAttactttgggcacccaaaacAGGGCACCAAATCCTAGCCGCCCACTGCCACACGTAGTTTGCAGCCATCCTCGCCAATCGCGTCAGCAGACCCTCCGCCGTCAGCGACCTGATCTCTTCCACCGTCGTAGTCGATGTGGCCGTACGCAACTAGACCGAGCAATCGACCTGCCTGGATCTCCTCCACCGTTGTCGTCGTAGATGTGGCCGTATGGAGCCAGACCAAGCAACAGACCTGCTTGGATCTCCTCCActgtcgtcgtcgtcgtcgatgTAGCCGTACGGAACCAGGCTTAGCGACCGACCTGCCTGGATATGTTCCACTGTCGTCGTCGTCAATGTGGCCGTATGGAGCCAGACCGAGGAACCGACTTACCTGGATCTCCTCCACCGGCGTCATCGATGTGGCCGTACGGAACTAGACTAAACAACCGATCTGCCTGGCTCTCCCTCGATTTCGGCAAACCAAACCCATTTTCAAACCCGAACCAGGCGTCGGATCTGCagacatggagagagagagagagagagagagagagagagagagagagagagagagagagagtctgagagttaattaataggggcaaaactgtcagtagattttagattgggtaaatggggttaaaaaactcttagtggagtaagtgggcaatttttagcctaaaatcgggtaagtggtcacggcccctaaatAAAAACGCTTATTTAGCTAAAATATGCATAATCTAATTACGTTTCTTATAATATATGTACAAATAACCGTTGAGAAGAAACGAAAAAATGTCATCACTTCTTTTATCTATGCACCCTCCACAAACCAATTCTCCTCCCCACTTTACAAATCATTGATCACATTCAAAGCATTCATTTCCAAAATAATTGAGAAGGACTAAAAACCTGCTTGGGATGCAGTTGAAGTCCCAAAGCAACTACAAAAAgttctcctcaaaaaaaaataaaaaataaaaaactacaaAAAGTTCCGCAGCTTTAGGACTGAATCTTCCTTGCAATCCTTTAGAAACCGCCAATAGCATCTCACCCTTTAGCATTCCTCATAATTGCTCCAAGACCACCTAAATTATGCCTCGAATCAACAGGCCCATCCACAttcattttttaaaaaaggaaaagaaagttcCACCCAATGTTCTATTGGAATGACAACGTTAAACTCATAAAGCTGATGTTGAACATGAGATAAAAGGATCTGTGAGTGGACATACTTGTTATGGAACAAAGCTTCATTTTGACTTTTCCATATACACTAAGATAGCAGTATAGATATACTGAGACAGCAGTATAGTCAGTAATCACTCTTAATCTCTACTATTATATAAAGGGATCGAAGCCAAAATTTGGTGTCAAAAGTTTCACCAAATTTTAAAATACCTAGAATATCCTTTAGAATAAAAGTACAAGCTCATAGTGACATTATCTAAACAGATCATtttagttattaaaaaaaaaaaaacctaaaatggAGGAACTAGATGAGAAGAAAAACGTTCTCATATTTCCAACAATAACAAGTGCATCACATGGGTATGAGGCTAGTAGATATAAGTGGAGCCAATAagatttgttttttctttctattttcctcTTAATTGCTATTTccccttattcttcttctttcatccaaccttctcctcctcctcctcctcctctctctctctctctctctctctctctctgccaatCTTTAGTTGTATGTTTACAGGCGATCCTTGTTGTTGAGTAGATGGGAAGAGGTGGCGGTGAGAGTTTTCATGGCTGTTAGAAATCGGGGGTAAAATATGAATtttaaaatttacaaaaaagagggtagtgtttaaggaaaaactgaaaatgggagagaattgagtcgtactttcattaataatagggccctctttatatagaggattacaagcatagagatagagttgtacatggaaacataatcgtacattaatTGGATATTTCCTACGATtatccgagaatatctctaatataaaccctatttcaacaaaagcaagtaacctcgagtttgggccagacacatattttggatttacttgaacactcccccttgtgtcgcccaaaagtggtgcttctctcgttgcctcattaaaaaccttgccgagtaacaaaaaccctgtgggacaaaaaaaacctcggtcgaaggggaaaaagagcacaacacacccttcatgtttcgagaccatacatgtagacatctccccctgatgataacggtcatgggagttcagataacttccgcaaacgatgctaccaacatgtttctcgaaagtggaatttaggcaatgaatTAGTGAGCAAGtttgccacactgtcctcagatcaaacctaattcactttgatcctgaggagagtctgttgttgctgattatccttggtgttgtcgcttttgatgtagccttgcttcatttgttcaaaacaagcagcattatccaaAATGttggtaggctcatctgtggtagacttcaaaccacaattgttcgaacatgcgtaattatagatccaatccatatacattcacgaaccacttcgtgaagagcaataatctctgcattgttcgaagatatagcgactagggtctggtctgtagacctccaagatatcacggtctttactcatggtgaacacttaactattttgggaatgacctttgtgtgggtcaaagagatacccaatatcaccaaaaccttccaaaacacatgttattttgggatggggatagtggacgcaggccagtgttggcggcaaTCTTGGTGTGatatgggtccgaatccatcatctctctgtagggatagaacgatctcatatcaatcatacatctcaagtactgaaagatatcttttacaccaatccaatggcgtcacattggcgcaaagctatatctagctaacaagttcattgtaaatgagatgtccggtcttgtgcatttagataagtacaataatgcgcttattgtacttatgtagggcacttccgcctctagcacatcttcgccatcatccttcaaacgaagaggatccttttcaggatcaaaactacagacgatcataggggtgcttgaaggtttgaccttgtcaaaatgcctaagcatctatcaacacaatgcttaagttccaaactgagacttaatcgtgttctcccaaaatctttcatctcaaactcggatttcaagtgttaagcggtttcctttaactctttaagggcttccaatgaagatcatgtccaacatgaaccgcgatagaatccgaaaattgttatggaaacgcactggcatatcccttcccaatcaagtagtcactttagtgagcgtttcaatatctttgtaaaaggcgctccgtggtctagagtcacttgacttgggtaaatgaagttcaccatgaaccttcatgtatattccgtatctagatccccagaGAGATacttagtgaccacattcgtaagctgcattatcagttattcgaaaactactaaactgacaaggtagtggagtgtagTGACATctattacaagagaatatgtctcatcgtagtcgattccagggcattttgtgagaagtcttgctctataaggcgagattgccatatctttttctcatcacgctttctaacgaatacccattagtcaacaggttttgtGTTAGGAGGTATTGACAtcattggctcaaaaaccttcctcttcattagagaatccaacttaacataGATCCCaacattccatttaggccaaatttctctacattggcattcattcatcaacggagcgtgattcgatatcatctgacttaacaaactcatgcgcaactacatcatcaattatgatggagtttctatcccacgtctcatgtatactagtgtaattttcatagagctctatattgtcaggaataggttctgacgttgaggcgtcccccaacgataaccataacccggaagatactcatgagacggattttgagtgtcgatgatcaaaggattggagagtgccaaagtatcattcgaactcacgggcctcccatgcatcctagctggggccatgacctgtaacgccagagttccactctctttggcgttggcgccatgcctacctctgtgtagggtggcgctacgtcctctggTAAGGACTCCTTCCTTGCAggtatgtttgcagcatatttgtgtgatctcgtcactttagtagggattgagatgagacatagtggggacagactacgaaaattcctgtcattcctgctgaacatctgtgttcttatctcccttaacgaggggaagactgtctcatcaaagtgacattcgCAAATCTGGTGGTAAGGGGATCGCCTTGCAAGGacattaagtggcagacgattgttggagtcttaaaaccaacgtagttgcctattTGTCTGTAagaacccatcatagagcgctgtggttgtgcaattggcacatagatggcacactcaaatatgagTAAGTATGATAtttgtacctagtcactagctgtaacgcaaaggtagattgagtggcagtgggtcgtagatgaattagcatagcttcatgcgatattgcatcaccccaagcggatataaggagattggtacgcattaccaatgtccagactaccatcgtagtcgtttctgcgagaccatttgggtgtgtatataaggatatgatgtccaacatcattccctattgcaataaccattgaaagtcttcgatgtaaactctctcgcatagtcaaatctaattgactgaataggattattcggggagtgagcccgttgttgtatgatatgtgctaggagtgtaacataagcagcattacaagtggacaatggcacaacacgtgaccagcgtgtttgcgtgtcaaccaacatcatgagatatttaaacgtccgcaggttggttgaatcagtccacagaatcctcatggattctatgtaggaactgaatgagtattttcatatcctttgcataggacggccttagtcctaatttccctaaggaacaggctttgtaaaacgagtgagaggctttagaagcaaccaatgaggattttggtaggcctaagcgtctgaaacgctatttgaagcaaagttggtgattgcaacatcacctgaggtgtcatcaccatgatgtacgctatccatggtatcaggactatgccagccctaggctggtggtggacagcAGTGACGATGGTCACACTTTGTCCAGGAATCAACtgttgattcatgcttcatttcgctagAGAAAATAGAtttccgtgtgaagtctttagtagacggatcatcatatcataacTAGGacgacctatcctgtcgtgacaaagccaatatgtgtctaaatctaagagatcttctctcataactttattgaatttaatagctcgaatagtgacatagagttcaCTACACTACGCCAAAAACCTTAACAGACTACGTTTttcacacaacgaaaaaaaaatttatgttgtGTGTTGATGGAAATTGCTTCATACAACATGTTTAAGGAGCTTCCGTTGTGCGAAGATGTTACAATTCATAATTTTTTAGATAGAAGAACATTGTACAACACTTATAAGGATggttcgttgtgtgaatgaaaagaaaaatgagcgGCACATTTCCCTCCTACCTTCACTCAAATTCAGCTTCAAATTCTACCTCACATGCACTGATTTTTTGCTGCATAGTACAACATAAtagttatatatgttgtatgaATGTAGATTATAAAatgtcacacaacagtttttttctttctgttgtcCAAGTGAGGAAGGTGCATCTAAATTGTCATTCATTTCCCTCCAAAACGAGcaaattttgattgaaatgtAAGTTACATATATGTACTCTTACAACGTAATtacttatttgtgttgtctgaatgaaaaatgTTTATCACTAGCGCCAAAATTGATTTTTTGATTGCACACAGGCGGCAATGTTCCCTCCTTACTGCCTCAGCTCAAATTAAATGTCTTcagaatcagacaacataactttatttatgtgttgtctgattcatgaatacaaaataaaagGAGTCAGCTGCTCGCGCCTTTGACAACTTATCTAGGCTAGGCTTAGAgagttttgtgacttttgtctcccacttgatttatttccaagCACTAGAACAAAACACTCGGCCTTTTCTTCTAGCAAAACACTATCATTCTGAAAACACCCTCttctcaaaactcaaaacactcGGCCATCACCATCTTCTCACTCTCCCAGTTTTATAGTTTTTCTCTAGAAACTCCATTTCAATTTGTTGGTCTGGTGATTGGGTCGGGATTCTCCGTTGGAACGCGTTAACGCGAAGGATCCCTAAATCAAAAGAGCTCTATGGAAACCCCCAACTGAGTTTTTACGGTTAAGGCTGGCAAACTCGACTCTCCACTCGATTGTCATTGTTTCGTATTCAT is a window from the Rosa chinensis cultivar Old Blush chromosome 2, RchiOBHm-V2, whole genome shotgun sequence genome containing:
- the LOC112184666 gene encoding LIN1-like protein, with translation MVSIEGYEYKRREAEIKIHDSHSDSDSSGREDGYQDSDWEEDSDRYMLRRREPELKDHEDSVSDSDSEDNADRFVVRRRLPKVEDSSSEDDAHRYMIRRRLPEEVEDSCSEDDAHRYMIRRRLPEEVEDHVEMAAAQDFEQNDGDSEEIDNPSSPLRMRFRRHRGIVSRWRRNSLLVLSLSQSILNLVFHLRNQITLHCLSLEI